A genome region from Arthrobacter sp. V1I9 includes the following:
- a CDS encoding DUF948 domain-containing protein gives MSGGDIAGLIAAGVFALLVLLLAVPILKLGKVLDEVRTSIRSISDGATPLMDEVTATVSTTNQQLKKVDGISSNVSDASANLSALSSLVAATVGSPLIKVAAFSYGVRTALANRKKPAAGRRSR, from the coding sequence ATGTCTGGTGGCGATATTGCCGGCCTGATCGCTGCCGGAGTGTTTGCGCTCCTGGTGCTGTTGCTTGCGGTGCCCATCCTGAAGCTGGGCAAGGTCCTGGACGAGGTCCGCACGTCCATCCGGTCCATCAGCGACGGCGCCACACCGCTGATGGACGAGGTCACGGCCACCGTGTCCACCACCAACCAGCAGCTGAAGAAGGTGGACGGCATTTCTTCGAACGTCTCCGACGCTTCAGCTAACCTGTCCGCACTGTCCTCGCTGGTTGCCGCCACCGTTGGCTCGCCGCTCATCAAAGTGGCAGCGTTCAGCTACGGCGTCCGCACCGCGCTGGCCAACCGCAAAAAACCCGCCGCCGGCCGCCGCAGCCGCTGA
- a CDS encoding replication-associated recombination protein A — protein MEDLFGHGPGNDDDDDGPVAVDGAPSSAGAKQRSPLAVRMRPRTLDEVVGQQHLLGQGSPLRQLAAGADAAGPAGPTSLILWGPPGTGKTTLAHVIARGPGRKFVELSAITAGVKDVRRVMDDALTARDLYKTTTVLFLDEIHRFNKAQQDALLPGVENRWVVLVAATTENPSFSVVSPLLSRSLLLTLKPLTDADIEGLLQRAVVDNRGLGGKVKLDDEALAHLVRLSGGDARRALTALEAAAGVAFGDADDAGEGVVQVALKHTERALDVAAVRYDRAGDQHYDVASAFIKSVRGSDVDAALHYLARMLEAGEDPRFVARRIVISAAEDVGMADPTALQTAVAAAQAVQLIGMPEGRIVLAEAVVHLATAPKSNAAYMGLNKAVADVRAGLGNGIPAHLRDAHYPGSKQLGHGLGYKYAHDAPHSVAAQQYPPDDLVGKDYYQPTGNGAERDIAVRLERLRKIVRGK, from the coding sequence GTGGAAGATCTCTTTGGGCATGGACCGGGCAATGATGACGACGACGACGGTCCCGTTGCCGTGGACGGCGCTCCCTCCAGCGCCGGTGCCAAGCAGCGGAGCCCGCTGGCCGTGCGGATGCGGCCACGTACCCTGGACGAGGTGGTGGGCCAGCAGCACCTGCTGGGCCAGGGCTCGCCGTTGCGGCAGCTGGCGGCAGGCGCGGACGCAGCCGGACCCGCAGGCCCCACTTCATTGATCCTCTGGGGCCCTCCCGGCACGGGAAAGACCACCCTGGCCCACGTGATCGCCAGGGGTCCGGGCCGTAAGTTCGTGGAACTTTCGGCCATTACCGCCGGGGTCAAGGATGTGCGGCGGGTGATGGACGACGCCCTGACCGCCCGGGACCTCTACAAAACCACTACCGTTCTGTTCCTCGATGAGATCCACCGCTTCAACAAAGCCCAGCAGGACGCGCTGCTGCCCGGGGTCGAAAACAGGTGGGTGGTCCTGGTGGCGGCAACAACCGAGAACCCCTCGTTCTCCGTGGTGTCACCGCTTCTGTCCCGCTCCCTGCTGCTGACCCTCAAGCCCTTGACCGACGCTGACATCGAAGGGCTCCTTCAGCGGGCCGTTGTGGACAACCGTGGGCTTGGCGGCAAAGTTAAGCTCGACGACGAAGCCCTGGCACACCTCGTCAGGCTTTCCGGCGGCGACGCGCGGCGGGCCCTGACGGCCCTGGAGGCCGCGGCGGGAGTGGCGTTCGGGGATGCGGACGACGCCGGTGAAGGGGTGGTTCAGGTGGCGCTCAAGCACACCGAGCGTGCCCTGGACGTGGCCGCAGTCCGCTACGACCGGGCTGGTGACCAGCATTATGACGTGGCCAGCGCCTTCATCAAGTCCGTCCGCGGGTCCGATGTGGACGCCGCCCTTCATTATTTGGCGCGGATGCTCGAAGCAGGGGAGGACCCTCGCTTCGTCGCCCGCCGGATCGTGATCTCTGCGGCTGAGGATGTGGGCATGGCTGATCCCACCGCCCTGCAGACCGCCGTGGCGGCAGCCCAGGCAGTGCAGCTGATCGGGATGCCCGAGGGGCGGATCGTCTTGGCGGAAGCCGTGGTGCACCTGGCAACGGCGCCCAAGTCCAACGCCGCATATATGGGCCTCAACAAGGCCGTCGCCGACGTTCGTGCCGGCCTGGGGAACGGCATCCCCGCCCACCTCAGGGACGCGCACTACCCTGGTTCCAAGCAGCTGGGACATGGCCTCGGCTACAAGTACGCCCACGACGCTCCGCACTCAGTGGCCGCGCAGCAGTACCCGCCGGATGACCTCGTGGGGAAGGACTATTACCAGCCAACGGGCAACGGCGCAGAGCGGGACATCGCGGTGCGGTTGGAGCGGCTGAGGAAGATCGTCAGGGGCAAGTAG
- a CDS encoding acVLRF1 family peptidyl-tRNA hydrolase — translation MSAHSPAGGQRPSSVRTAFVPGSRLRGWVERFGAGHGGYQVRDDDDGLRLLADDGAAALLQAPWPSDGRPGRGADALERLASLASQPRRLGLLLVRRGGYGVAVASEGLVLASKVGSTYVQSRTAAGGQSQQRFARRRSNQADALVEAVAEQTLRVFSSGSFEYVVPGGDRALAGLVLEHPALRDYSKFPRLAYLDVPNPKAAVLKKAAADACAVRIQVSDPPAS, via the coding sequence ATGTCCGCACATAGCCCCGCCGGCGGGCAGCGGCCCTCCTCCGTCCGCACCGCCTTCGTCCCGGGCAGCCGCCTGCGCGGCTGGGTTGAGAGGTTCGGGGCGGGGCACGGCGGGTATCAGGTGAGGGATGACGACGACGGCCTGCGCCTTCTGGCGGACGACGGCGCCGCAGCGCTCCTGCAGGCTCCGTGGCCCAGCGACGGCCGTCCAGGCCGCGGCGCGGACGCCTTGGAAAGACTCGCGTCCCTCGCGTCGCAGCCGCGCCGGCTTGGCCTTTTGCTGGTCCGGCGTGGAGGTTATGGCGTGGCGGTGGCAAGCGAAGGTCTGGTGCTGGCGTCGAAAGTGGGCTCCACCTACGTGCAGTCCCGGACGGCAGCGGGCGGACAGTCCCAGCAGCGGTTTGCCCGGCGCCGGTCCAACCAGGCGGACGCACTGGTGGAAGCTGTTGCGGAGCAAACGCTTCGGGTGTTCAGCAGCGGGTCCTTCGAATACGTGGTTCCCGGCGGCGACAGGGCGTTGGCGGGCCTTGTCCTTGAACACCCGGCCCTGCGGGACTATTCGAAGTTCCCGCGGCTGGCCTACCTTGACGTTCCGAACCCCAAGGCCGCGGTGCTGAAGAAGGCGGCGGCGGATGCGTGTGCGGTCCGGATCCAGGTCAGCGATCCCCCGGCGTCCTAG
- the rpsD gene encoding 30S ribosomal protein S4: protein MANNTRARRQARLSRSLGIALTPKAAKYMERRPYGPGEHGRARKKQDSDYAVRLREKQRLRAQYGIREAQMTRAFEEARRTKGLTGENLIELLEMRLDALVLRAGFARTIAQARQLVVHRHIMVDGIRVDRPSFRVGEGQLVHVHSRSETMVPLQVAAAGAHRDVLPAVPAYLDVKLEALQARLVRRPKRSEVPVTCEEQLVVEFYAR, encoded by the coding sequence GTGGCTAACAACACTCGTGCTCGCCGTCAGGCCCGCCTCTCGCGGTCCCTCGGCATTGCTCTGACCCCCAAGGCCGCCAAGTACATGGAGCGCCGCCCGTACGGCCCCGGTGAGCATGGCCGTGCCCGCAAGAAGCAGGACTCTGACTACGCCGTACGTCTGCGCGAAAAGCAGCGCCTGCGCGCCCAGTACGGCATCCGCGAAGCACAGATGACCCGTGCCTTCGAAGAAGCACGCCGCACCAAGGGCCTGACCGGTGAAAACCTCATCGAACTGCTCGAAATGCGTCTTGACGCCCTGGTCCTGCGTGCCGGCTTTGCCCGCACCATCGCCCAGGCCCGCCAGCTGGTTGTGCACCGCCACATCATGGTTGACGGCATCCGCGTTGACCGCCCGTCGTTCCGCGTCGGCGAGGGCCAGCTGGTCCACGTCCACAGCCGCAGCGAAACCATGGTTCCGCTCCAGGTTGCAGCAGCCGGCGCCCACCGCGACGTCCTGCCGGCCGTTCCGGCCTACCTGGACGTCAAGCTGGAAGCCCTGCAGGCTCGCCTGGTCCGCCGCCCCAAGCGCTCCGAGGTCCCCGTGACCTGCGAAGAGCAGCTGGTCGTCGAATTCTACGCACGCTAA